A region of Halalkaliarchaeum desulfuricum DNA encodes the following proteins:
- a CDS encoding 30S ribosomal protein S8e: MKDQGRSKRKRTGGRLKPFRKKKRYQLGREPAETTVGEQRLQYIDSRGTGMKVRALSANVVQVATPDGETVSADIEDVVENPSNVNYVRRNIITKGAIIQTSEGRARVTSRPGQTGQINAVLLD, translated from the coding sequence ATGAAGGATCAAGGACGCTCGAAGCGGAAACGAACGGGCGGACGACTCAAGCCGTTCCGGAAGAAGAAGCGCTACCAACTCGGCCGCGAACCCGCCGAAACGACCGTCGGCGAACAGCGCCTCCAGTACATCGATTCCCGGGGCACCGGGATGAAGGTCCGTGCGCTGTCGGCGAACGTCGTGCAGGTCGCCACGCCGGACGGCGAGACGGTTTCCGCCGATATCGAGGACGTGGTCGAAAACCCGTCCAACGTGAACTACGTGCGCCGGAACATCATCACCAAGGGCGCGATCATCCAGACCAGCGAAGGACGCGCCCGGGTCACCTCCCGCCCCGGACAGACCGGACAGATCAACGCCGTTCTCCTCGACTGA
- a CDS encoding DUF7128 family protein encodes MVTTTQRDDMTWYQCEECGLLFDERADAEKHEKTCDAEEPSYLQ; translated from the coding sequence ATGGTCACCACCACACAGCGCGACGACATGACGTGGTATCAATGCGAGGAGTGTGGCCTGCTGTTCGACGAGCGTGCGGACGCGGAAAAACACGAGAAGACCTGCGACGCAGAGGAACCGTCGTACCTCCAGTGA
- the deoC gene encoding deoxyribose-phosphate aldolase — translation MDRTEFASKIDHTVVGPTTTVDDVDRVLSEAEEYGMNACVPPCYVSEATEASPSVTLATVVGFPHGHHATDVKREEAVRAWQDGAEEIDLVANVGRLKSGDLEAVETDVAEVVAAVPIPVKVIIEAPLLTDAEKHRAAEAVRDADAAMVKTATGFAEGGATLADVELLSEYLPVKASGGIGSYDRAVEMIEAGAGRIGASSGVEIVRGFPEE, via the coding sequence ATGGACCGAACGGAGTTCGCCTCGAAGATCGATCACACGGTAGTGGGCCCGACGACCACCGTCGACGACGTCGATCGTGTTCTCTCGGAGGCAGAAGAGTACGGAATGAACGCCTGCGTTCCCCCGTGTTACGTTTCGGAGGCCACGGAGGCTTCACCGTCGGTGACGCTCGCGACGGTTGTCGGTTTCCCGCACGGCCACCACGCGACCGACGTGAAACGGGAGGAGGCCGTTCGCGCCTGGCAGGACGGCGCCGAAGAGATCGATCTCGTGGCGAACGTCGGCCGCCTGAAATCCGGGGACCTCGAGGCAGTCGAAACCGACGTCGCCGAGGTGGTGGCTGCCGTGCCGATCCCCGTCAAGGTGATAATCGAGGCGCCGTTGCTCACCGACGCTGAGAAACACCGCGCCGCCGAGGCAGTTCGGGACGCCGACGCGGCCATGGTAAAAACAGCGACGGGGTTCGCCGAGGGTGGCGCCACACTCGCGGACGTCGAACTGCTGTCGGAGTATCTCCCGGTGAAGGCGAGCGGCGGGATCGGCAGCTACGATCGAGCGGTGGAGATGATCGAGGCCGGAGCCGGCCGGATCGGCGCCTCCTCCGGCGTCGAGATCGTTAGGGGCTTCCCCGAGGAGTGA
- a CDS encoding DUF63 family protein — MQPFAVVALASDVRPSQLLLPEGFGLPPLPYLVILLFAIGAVGYGLYVRRPTVDAWVVVGFAPWMAVGSALHVLYVLGALPPAIGPLAGTPSVYLSVGAIAGGFWLVGVELVRSGASIGDSDVTAPVVVGVSGTAVLVAAVGAVLAVGAAAGTLQPLWPTIAALLTLPVTAFAWIVLVRIAPGASRSGAVGVFVVFGHALDGISTAIGVDVLGFGERTPLSQLILDVGAALPTASAIGSGWLFVLVKLTVAGLVVALFDDFIEESPAEAYLLLGLVAAVGLGPGVHNLLLFAVAGG, encoded by the coding sequence ATGCAGCCGTTCGCGGTAGTCGCGCTCGCCTCCGACGTTCGTCCGAGCCAGCTTCTGCTCCCGGAGGGATTCGGACTCCCCCCGCTGCCGTACCTGGTTATATTGCTTTTTGCGATCGGGGCGGTCGGCTACGGACTGTACGTTCGACGGCCGACTGTCGATGCGTGGGTCGTGGTCGGGTTTGCGCCGTGGATGGCCGTCGGGTCGGCGCTGCACGTGCTGTACGTCCTCGGCGCCCTCCCGCCGGCCATTGGGCCGCTTGCCGGCACGCCCTCCGTGTATCTCTCTGTCGGCGCGATAGCCGGAGGGTTCTGGCTCGTTGGCGTCGAACTCGTCCGTTCGGGGGCTTCGATCGGTGACAGTGACGTGACAGCTCCGGTCGTGGTGGGTGTCTCCGGGACCGCCGTCCTCGTCGCGGCCGTCGGCGCCGTTCTCGCCGTCGGGGCTGCGGCCGGAACCTTACAGCCGCTCTGGCCGACGATCGCTGCGCTTCTCACGCTGCCGGTGACGGCGTTCGCCTGGATCGTGCTGGTGCGGATTGCCCCCGGCGCGAGCCGGTCCGGCGCCGTGGGCGTGTTCGTGGTGTTCGGGCACGCGCTCGACGGCATCTCGACGGCGATCGGCGTCGACGTGCTCGGATTCGGCGAGCGAACGCCGCTGTCGCAGTTGATCCTCGACGTCGGTGCAGCGCTACCGACGGCGTCGGCCATCGGCTCCGGCTGGCTGTTCGTACTCGTCAAACTGACCGTTGCAGGATTGGTCGTCGCCCTGTTCGACGATTTTATCGAGGAGTCACCCGCGGAGGCGTATCTCCTGCTCGGTCTCGTCGCTGCCGTCGGGCTGGGACCGGGAGTACACAACCTCCTGCTTTTCGCCGTCGCAGGCGGCTGA
- a CDS encoding CBS domain-containing protein, with translation MRARDLMTTDVETVSPDDDVADVLGRLAKANFNGFPVVDDDGVVVGIVTQTDLVSLFQTKDRTLWIPVGFPPFVDTLTYAVDVSWDEVDLGVDLLRNADKPVSTVMTGEVITIDPDTELLEIIDLLADDQRDINRLPVVDEDGKLVGIVARQDVLRALRDERVLEDGT, from the coding sequence ATGCGCGCTCGGGATCTGATGACGACCGACGTGGAGACGGTTTCGCCGGACGACGACGTGGCCGACGTGCTCGGCCGGCTGGCGAAAGCGAATTTCAACGGGTTCCCCGTCGTCGACGACGACGGGGTCGTCGTGGGGATCGTCACGCAGACCGACCTGGTGAGCCTCTTTCAGACGAAGGATCGGACCCTGTGGATCCCCGTGGGCTTTCCCCCGTTCGTCGACACCCTGACGTACGCAGTCGACGTTTCCTGGGACGAAGTCGATCTCGGCGTAGATCTCCTCCGGAACGCGGACAAGCCGGTATCGACGGTGATGACAGGCGAGGTAATAACGATCGATCCGGATACCGAGCTACTGGAGATAATCGACCTCCTCGCCGACGATCAGCGGGACATCAACCGGCTGCCCGTCGTCGACGAGGACGGCAAACTTGTCGGAATCGTCGCCAGACAGGACGTGCTCCGGGCCCTGCGGGACGAACGCGTTCTCGAAGACGGAACCTGA
- a CDS encoding M24 family metallopeptidase, whose product MQPDCAQLDTFLSDEDADLYLIEADSDDANQLYLSGFDASDPFETAYAAETGETQLLVSGLEYGRAKKESRADQVYRHADFGFEYGDREERYDMYASFLSRVADVEATDLTVAVPSSFPLGSAEQLRERGVELVVDADGTIDGMRAVKTDEEIDNVQDAQRANEAAMRAAEALIDAAAVDEDGTLVSNGEPLTSERVRSEIEITLLRHGCSLDETIVACGSQAADPHDRGSGPLSAGEPIIVDIFPKSKATGYHSDMTRTFSKGGPSETIREWYDLTREALEAALAAVEPGATGADVHDAACEVYEAAGEPTLRSEPETETGFIHSTGHGVGLDVHESPSLSPSGGELEAGHVITVEPGLYDPAHGGVRIEDIVVVTEDGYENITDYPIELVVE is encoded by the coding sequence ATGCAACCCGACTGTGCGCAACTCGATACGTTTCTCTCGGATGAAGACGCGGATCTCTATCTCATCGAGGCCGACAGTGACGACGCAAATCAGCTGTATCTCTCCGGTTTCGACGCGTCCGATCCGTTCGAGACGGCGTACGCCGCCGAGACGGGTGAAACACAGCTTTTGGTCTCCGGACTCGAATACGGCCGAGCCAAAAAGGAGTCTCGTGCCGACCAGGTGTACCGACACGCCGACTTCGGGTTCGAGTACGGGGATCGGGAGGAACGGTACGACATGTACGCCTCGTTTCTCTCCCGAGTCGCCGACGTCGAGGCGACGGATCTCACAGTGGCGGTGCCGTCGTCGTTCCCGCTCGGCTCGGCCGAGCAGCTCCGCGAACGCGGCGTCGAACTCGTCGTCGACGCGGACGGCACGATCGACGGGATGCGGGCCGTCAAAACCGACGAGGAGATCGACAACGTTCAGGACGCCCAGCGGGCCAACGAGGCGGCGATGCGGGCCGCGGAAGCGCTGATCGATGCGGCCGCAGTCGACGAGGACGGGACGCTGGTTTCGAACGGCGAGCCGCTCACGAGCGAACGCGTCCGTTCCGAAATCGAGATAACGCTGCTGCGTCACGGCTGTTCGCTCGACGAGACGATCGTCGCCTGCGGGAGCCAGGCCGCCGATCCACACGATCGCGGTTCCGGCCCGCTTTCGGCCGGGGAGCCGATCATTGTCGACATATTCCCGAAGTCGAAGGCGACGGGATATCACTCGGACATGACGCGCACGTTCTCGAAGGGTGGCCCCTCCGAGACGATCCGGGAGTGGTACGACCTCACCCGGGAGGCGCTCGAGGCCGCACTGGCGGCGGTCGAACCCGGCGCAACCGGCGCTGACGTCCACGACGCAGCCTGTGAGGTGTACGAGGCCGCAGGCGAGCCCACGCTCCGTTCGGAACCCGAGACTGAAACCGGATTCATCCACTCGACGGGCCACGGCGTCGGGCTCGACGTCCACGAGTCCCCGTCGCTGTCGCCCAGCGGGGGCGAACTCGAGGCCGGCCACGTGATCACGGTCGAACCCGGACTGT